GGTGCTGGATCCCGACTCCGACACGCCCGTCGAGCTGTTTCATTCGCTGTCGCACGCCTCCAACGGCGGCCGGAACCGCCTGCTGCTCTGGGAACGGCCCTCTGGCGGTGACGGGCCCCGGGTCCGCTTCGCCGAGGCGGAGGGGGTGCTCGCGCCCGAGGTCGCCCACGGCTGGACCTTCGGCATCGCGACGGCCGACCTCGACGGCGACCTGCTGCCGGAGATCTACTTCGTCCAGGACTTCGGCCCCGATCGGCTCCTTCACAATCGGTCGAGACCCGGACGGCTCGACTTCGCGCTGCTCCACGGCGAGCGGTCGTTCACGACCCCTCGCTCGAAGGTGCTCGGCGGCGACACGTTCAACGGCATGGGGGTCGACCTGGCCGACCTGAACCGGGACGGCCGCCTCGACCTCGTGGTGAGCAACATCTGCAGCGAATTTGGGCTCCAGGAGAGCAACTTCGCGTTCCTGAGCACCGGCGAGGTTGGGCGCATGGCCGAGGGGGTGGCCCCGTATCGCGACGAGAGCGAACGGCTTGGGCTCTCCCGGAGCGGTTGGGCCTGGGGGGTCAAGTTCGGGGACTTTGACAATGACGCCGAGCCGGAGCTGCTCCAGGCCAACGGCTTCACCCGAGGGACAGTCAGCCGCTGGCCCGAGCTGCAGGAGATTGCGCTGAGCAACGACCAGGTGATCCGGTATCCGGGGGCCTGGGCCGCCGTCGAGCCGGGCGACGACATCGCTGGTGACGAGCTCAACCGGTTCTACGTCCGGATCGGCGACGGATATCACGACCTGGCTCGGGCGGTCGGGCTGGATGAGCCGACGGTCAGCCGTGATTTCGCGACGGCCGACGTCGACGGCGACGGCCGGCTCGATTTCGCCGTGGCGAACAACTGGGAGCCATCGGCCTTCTTCCGCAACGTGGCCCCCGCCCCGGGAGCGTTCCTGGGCCTGAGGCTCCTGCTGGCCGTCGGGCCGGGCGAGCGGGGCCCGACGGCGATCGAAGCCGGTCGATCGCCGACCGATCGCCCGGGTATGCCCGCCATCGGGGCCGAAGCCACCGTCCACCTCCCCGACGGCCGGAGCCTGTTCAACCGGGTCGACGGCGGGGATGGTCACTCGGGGCAACGCGCCCCGGAGCTGCACTTCGGTCTGGGGCGGGTCGACGACGCGACCCGCCTCGACGTCGACCTCCGTTGGCGGGGGGTCGACGGACGCGTCCATGAGGAGACGATCCGAGTTCAACCGGGCTGGCATACCGTGCTGCTCGGCGGGGAGACCAACGATGATTAGTGAGTCGGCGATGACGAGCGAGTCGGCCAGGCGGGACGAGCCGACGACGATCGAGGGCGCCCCGCGCTACTCGAAGGGCCATCTGGGGGCTCTGCGGCGGTTCGCGGTCGCGATCACCGTGCTGAACGTCCTGGGCCATCTCTGGCTTGGCTTCGAGCAGTCTTGGGCGCAGCCGCTGGTCGCCCTGGCCACCGCGTATGCGATGCAACTGCTGCTCGAGACGCTCGACGCCTGGGCCGAGGGCCGTCGTCCCCGCTACGCGGGGGGTGTGGTCCCGCTGATCGATTCGCTGCTGGCGGCCCACATCGCGGCCATGGCGCTGTCGATGCTGCTCTACTACAACGACCGACTCTGGGTCGTCGCCTTCGCCGTCTCGGTGGCGATCGCCTCGAAGTACGTGCTGCGGGTGCCGGTCGGGTCGAGGATGAGGCACTTCCTCAACCCGTCGAACTTCGCGATCACGGTGACGTTGCTGACCTTCCCCTGGGTCGGCCTGGCGATGCCCTGGCAGTTCACCGGGGCGCTGGACGGCTGGGCCGACTGGTCGCTGCCGGTGATCATCTTCTCGCTGGGCAGCCTGCTGAACCTGAAATACACGAAACGCTATCCGCTGATCGTCGCCTGGCTGGTCGGCTTCGTGCTCCAGGCGGCCATCCGAAGCGCCTTCTTCGACGCCTCGCTACTGGCTGGTCTGGCCCCGGCGACGGGCGTGGCCGCCCTGCTGTTCACCTTCTACATGATCTCCGACCCGGCCACGACGCCCTCTCGGCCTGGGGACCAGATCGTCTTCGGGGCCTCGGTGGCGGCGGTCTACGGCGTGTTCATGATGGCCCACGTCGCCTTCGGGCTCTTCTACGCCCTGACGCTCGTCTCCGCCGCCCGGGGGGTCGGCCTCTACGCGATGACCCTCGCCGAGCGACGCGTGGCGGAGCCCGGGCCCCTCGCGGGGGTCGAGCCAGCCTCACTCGGCTGACGCGACCGGGCTGACCGTCGATCGCACGGGCCGCTCGATCTCCTCCAGGGCAGCCTGGGCCTCGTGGACCTGCTCCTCAGCCCCAGGCCGCCCCAGATGCCGTGCGATCTGCGCCCGGACGAGGGCGGACTGCGCGAATTCGTACCTCGCATTCTTGGATTCCGCGAAGGCACAGCTCCGCTCCGCGAAGTGAAGCGCCTTCCGGGTCTGCCCCAGGGCGGCCAGGCTCAGGGAACGCTCCCGGAGCGCCAAGGAATAGGTCGCGGGAAAGAGCCAGCAAAACCGGGTGGCCCATCGGGCCAGTCGGGCGCTGCGCCGTCGGAGCTGGGCAGCCTGACGCGCGTCCTCGCCCGCGATCGCCTCGGCGTGCAGCCGGAGCCCCCGGGCCAGCATCGGGATGACCAGGATGGAGTGTCCATTGACGCAGAACGTCGTTCGGACCATCTCAGCCGCCCGCTCGAAGACCTGGAGCGCATCTCCCGTGCGGCCCTGCGACACGAGCCACTCGGCCTCGGTGAGTAGTCCATGGACCGTGGAGAGGATGTCGTCCGGCCGGATCGGGTAGCAGCCCCGGATCTCCTCGAACGGCAAGTCTCCGCCCGTGGCCCGCGCCCAGAGCCAGCTGGAGCAGTAGGTCCTCGTGTCGCCGAACCGGGCGCTGGAGGCGAAGGTCTCGCGGGCCGCGGCGACCGCCTCGGTGAGTTGCCCCAGCCCGTAATGACAGCAGGCCTTGTGGAAGCGCGCCAGGTGGTACTCCCAGAGGTCGCCAGACCGATTGAGCAGCTCGATCGCCTCGTTCAGCTGTTCCAGGCCCTCCTCGTAGCGAGCCGCGGCGTAGAAGCCGGCCCCCTGGTAGCCGCAGCTGTATCCTTGGGCGTAGAGGTCGTTGAGCTCGCGGGCCAGAGCCATGGCCCGATCGCCGTAGCGCGCCCCCCGCACGTTCCAGCCCATCACCGCTGACCAGCAGGAATGCATCCCGTACGTCAGGGCCAGGTGAGACGACGGGGCCACCTGCTCGGCCTGATTCATCCCGAGCAGATGGACCCACAGCGCCTTGATCGAGTTCTGGAAGAAGTAGGGCTCGCTGATCAGGTACCCTAGCCGGATCGTGAGGTCGCGACGCGAGGTGGTCGAGCGCCGATGCAATCGCGACGGCCAGAGCGTGTGCCAGGTCTGGATGAGGACCTGGTGCAGGGCGGCGAAGACCCAGCCGGGCCTGGTGCGGGGGACCCGGATCCCGAGGCGTCGGAGCCCGCTCTCTCCGAGGGCGATGCTGCGGTCGATCAACCCCTCCTTGAACGCGATCGCTGCCTGGAGCGACTCGACCCGGGCCTTCCGCTCGGGGTCATCGACCAGGTCGATCACCCCATCCAGCGTGTCGTTCGCCTCGTCGTAGCGGCCCAGCAGCATCAAGGCCTCGCCGTACCCCTCGGCGATCCGGAAGCGGACGACATCGGGCGCCTCGCCTGCGTTCCGCCGGGCGATCTCGTACTGCGCAGCTGCCACCTCAGGAGCGAACCGCCGCCGTGCCTGCTCGGCCCCGATCAGCGCGCAGGCGAGAGCCTCCCGCCCACGGCCGGCCGCGTCGAAGTGGAAGGCGAGGTCGTAGATCCGGTCGATCGCGGTGGCCGCCTCGGTGGCTACGGGATCCGGGCCGGAGGCGAGCGTCTCGAGCCGGCCGAGGTCGGCCCCCACCTTCGCCGCGATCAGGTCGGCCAGCCGGCCGTGGATCGCCCGCCGGTCGTCCGCGCCCAGCTCGTCGAGGACCGATTCGCGGATCTTGTCGTGGTAGGTGTCGAGCTTCGACGCCTCGCCGGCGCCGAGCAGACGGACCAGCCGCTCGTTGCGCATCGGGTTGAGCGACAGGGCTGAGTGCCCTCCGGAGGCTTGCAACGCCTCGTCGACGGGCAACGCCTGGCCCGAGACGGCGATCACCTCCAGCAACCCCCGGGCCTCGGTCGGCAATCGGCCCAGCTTCTGGGCGATGACCTCGCCGACGGGCATGAGCCGGAAGGAGTCGGAGTCGGGGTCGAAGCAGCCGGCCAGCTCGACCAGCAGGAACGGGTTGCCGCCGGTCTCGCGGGCGATCTCGGCGGCGCGGCGGCGGACGACCTCGTCGTCCCGGCCGATCAGGTCGGTGAGCAGCTCGACGCGCTGCTGCTCGTCCAGCGGACCGACGGTGACGTCGCGACGGGCGACCTCGATGTCGTGCTTCCGCTGCAGTTGGGCCCAGGCGTTGAGGAAGGCGCTGCCCTCGGCCTCGTCGGAGCGGTAGGTGCCGAGGAAGAGGACGGCCGGCGCCTCGGGGGGGCGCAGGATCTCGAAGAGGGCCTCGGCGCTGTCGTCGTCGCCCCACTGCAGGTCGTCGACGAACATCACCACCGGGGCCCGGTCGCTGAGCCTCAGCATCAGCTCGCGCAGCGCGGCGAAGGCCCGACGCCTCATCTGTTGGGGGTCCAGGTCCGCCAGCCGGTTGCGGCGGGCCTTGCCGACCACGTCCACTCGGCCGAGCACCGGGAAGACGTCGGCGAGCAGGCCGACGTCCGCCGGCATCAGCAGGGCCGCGTCCTCCGGGGGCAGCCCCCTGAGGTGGCTGGCCAGGGCGTCGATCAGGTTGTCCAGGGCCTTGAAGGGGACCGATTCGCGGTCGTAGCAGCGGCCCGAGAGGATGGTCAACTGCCGGTCCTCCCGCAACGGGGCCAGGAACTGCTCGGCGAGCGTGGTCTTCCCCTCCCCCGATCGCCCTCGGATGAAGACCGTCAGCGGGGAACCCGAGCGATCGATGTCTCGGCGCGCCTCCTCCAGTTGTGCTAGCTGCGGGCCGCGCCCGACGAGGCGCACACCGGGCTCGCCCCTGGCGTCCGAACCGGGGATCATGGCCCCAGCCGAGACGACGCGGGCGACCTCCAGCGCGTCGGGACGGCCAGCCGGATCGCGGGCCAGAAGCCGCATCGCCAGCACGGGAAGGTCCTCCGGCACCGACCCGTCGACCGGCAGCGGGGGAGCGTCCTTCGACTGCTTGCCCTGGAGCACCTGAAGCAGCGTCCCGTCGAACGGTCGCCGCCCGCTCAATGCCTCGTAGAGCATCACGCCAACGGCGTACCAGTCGGCCGACGGCGCGGCCGACTCCTTCCCGGCGGCCTGCTCCGGCGCCATGTACGCTGGCGTGCCGGCCATGCGGTCGCTGCCCGAGGCGCTCGCCCCGCCAAGGTCCTGGACCAGGCCGAAGTCGAGCACGACCACCCCACGCCCGGGTGAGACGAGCACGTTGGACGGCTTCAGGTCGCGGTGCACCAGCCCGACGCCGTGCAGGGCCATCACGGCCGAGGCCAGTTGCGTCAGCGCCGCCCGCAATCGACCTTCGTCCAGCCGTCCGCGGGGGCGGACGTGGCGGAGGAAGTCCGTGCCGTCGACCAGGTCCATGGTGAAGAACCACTGGACGCCGTCGGCGGCCAGTTCGTGCAGGCCGACCAGGTGCGGGTGGTTCAGCTCGGCCGCCGAGCGGAACTCCCGCTTGAAGCGGTGCAAGGCCGAGCCCTCGGCCAGGGGCAGGGTCTTCAATGCGACCCGGTCGCCGCTGCGGACGTGGACCGCCTCGAAGACCACGCCCATGCCGCCCCGGCCCAGCTCGCGGATCAGGCGGTACTCGCCCAGCCTCGAGACGACCGGTGTGGCCAGGCCGGAAGTCGAATTGCCGGCGGTTTCAGTACGATCGCCGGGCGAGGAGGCCGAGCTCGTCGATTCGAGGAAGACACGGCGGATCAGGGACGCGTGTCGGGGGAACCGCTCGATGTACTCGTCGATGGTGGGACGTTCACCAAGTCCCCGTCGCCGGCGCAGCTCGAGGTCAAGGAGGTTGGTCAGGAGGGTCGTCCCGGTCTCTTCGTCGACCTGGACCAGATAGGGCTCGATGGAGGGGGGCTTGCCGGCCTCCCACTCCTCGGTGAAGGCTTGGCAGAGGGCCTCGACGCGGTTGAAAACAGAGTGGGCTGTAGCCGTCCGAAACGCCTCAGGCTCATCTCCCATTAGGCCGATCTCCTCATCTTGGTCGCGATGGGGCCTCATCGTCCCGGACCGTCCTCCGAGACCAGCGACACGGCGAGCCCACCTCACCGAACTCGTTGGGGGGATTCCAGGCCTAGCGTTCGGGCGGTAAGGGATCGATCGGGAGGACCATCGCCGGGCGGATCAGGATCCCCGCCTCGTGCGCCTCTGCGACCACGATGCTGCCCTCCTCGATCCCGTAGCGTCGCCGGAGCGCCGCCGGGATGACCAGTGACCCCCGCTTGCCGACCCGACTCGGCTCGGTCGCAATCGGACGGATCCCGGTCGAGGCATTCCCGGCGTCCCGGGACGCGGACCCCATCCGCTTCCGATCCTTCTTGGAGCTTGCCATGACAACTCCTCTCGAATGACGAGAGCGTGAATCTGACACTCTGAGAATCAGGCATCCCAGACAAGAATTGTCACCGCATCAACCCCGAGGTTCAATACCCGGAGGTTCAACACATTCCGTGATCTCGCCCGGAGTTTGGGAAAGGATGCCGTGTTTGAAATTAGGTCGCGACCTTGATCGCCCTGTCACGCTTGGAGTGGCTCCCCCGATCGTATCGGGACCGCTCGTCGAACTCGGCCGAGTCCCGTCGGCACGGCGACGAGTGGATTAAGGAGAAGAACATGAGAACAACCCCGTTGGAACGGTTCATGGCCTATACAGATGCCCCAAGCAGGCTCGCGGGGTGGTTCGCCTTCCG
The window above is part of the Tautonia marina genome. Proteins encoded here:
- a CDS encoding CRTAC1 family protein, giving the protein MRRSPRHIVPSLVGLGAVLAFYGLSRQPEPPGIEVERRAADFRFERSLLPELSGLPLRSVREVNPSVRHLPSMISFVGAAVSLADLDGDGLPNDLVHVDPRLDRVIVSPVPGSGQRFAPFTLDVAPLPYWPESTDPMGSLVGDFDEDGRADVLVYYWGRSPVLFLRAARQAGEEPAPLARDGFEAVELVEPHEVWNTSSVSRADLDGDGHPDLIIGQYFPDGVPVLDPDSDTPVELFHSLSHASNGGRNRLLLWERPSGGDGPRVRFAEAEGVLAPEVAHGWTFGIATADLDGDLLPEIYFVQDFGPDRLLHNRSRPGRLDFALLHGERSFTTPRSKVLGGDTFNGMGVDLADLNRDGRLDLVVSNICSEFGLQESNFAFLSTGEVGRMAEGVAPYRDESERLGLSRSGWAWGVKFGDFDNDAEPELLQANGFTRGTVSRWPELQEIALSNDQVIRYPGAWAAVEPGDDIAGDELNRFYVRIGDGYHDLARAVGLDEPTVSRDFATADVDGDGRLDFAVANNWEPSAFFRNVAPAPGAFLGLRLLLAVGPGERGPTAIEAGRSPTDRPGMPAIGAEATVHLPDGRSLFNRVDGGDGHSGQRAPELHFGLGRVDDATRLDVDLRWRGVDGRVHEETIRVQPGWHTVLLGGETNDD
- a CDS encoding enediyne biosynthesis protein UnbU, which codes for MISESAMTSESARRDEPTTIEGAPRYSKGHLGALRRFAVAITVLNVLGHLWLGFEQSWAQPLVALATAYAMQLLLETLDAWAEGRRPRYAGGVVPLIDSLLAAHIAAMALSMLLYYNDRLWVVAFAVSVAIASKYVLRVPVGSRMRHFLNPSNFAITVTLLTFPWVGLAMPWQFTGALDGWADWSLPVIIFSLGSLLNLKYTKRYPLIVAWLVGFVLQAAIRSAFFDASLLAGLAPATGVAALLFTFYMISDPATTPSRPGDQIVFGASVAAVYGVFMMAHVAFGLFYALTLVSAARGVGLYAMTLAERRVAEPGPLAGVEPASLG
- a CDS encoding serine/threonine-protein kinase; the protein is MGDEPEAFRTATAHSVFNRVEALCQAFTEEWEAGKPPSIEPYLVQVDEETGTTLLTNLLDLELRRRRGLGERPTIDEYIERFPRHASLIRRVFLESTSSASSPGDRTETAGNSTSGLATPVVSRLGEYRLIRELGRGGMGVVFEAVHVRSGDRVALKTLPLAEGSALHRFKREFRSAAELNHPHLVGLHELAADGVQWFFTMDLVDGTDFLRHVRPRGRLDEGRLRAALTQLASAVMALHGVGLVHRDLKPSNVLVSPGRGVVVLDFGLVQDLGGASASGSDRMAGTPAYMAPEQAAGKESAAPSADWYAVGVMLYEALSGRRPFDGTLLQVLQGKQSKDAPPLPVDGSVPEDLPVLAMRLLARDPAGRPDALEVARVVSAGAMIPGSDARGEPGVRLVGRGPQLAQLEEARRDIDRSGSPLTVFIRGRSGEGKTTLAEQFLAPLREDRQLTILSGRCYDRESVPFKALDNLIDALASHLRGLPPEDAALLMPADVGLLADVFPVLGRVDVVGKARRNRLADLDPQQMRRRAFAALRELMLRLSDRAPVVMFVDDLQWGDDDSAEALFEILRPPEAPAVLFLGTYRSDEAEGSAFLNAWAQLQRKHDIEVARRDVTVGPLDEQQRVELLTDLIGRDDEVVRRRAAEIARETGGNPFLLVELAGCFDPDSDSFRLMPVGEVIAQKLGRLPTEARGLLEVIAVSGQALPVDEALQASGGHSALSLNPMRNERLVRLLGAGEASKLDTYHDKIRESVLDELGADDRRAIHGRLADLIAAKVGADLGRLETLASGPDPVATEAATAIDRIYDLAFHFDAAGRGREALACALIGAEQARRRFAPEVAAAQYEIARRNAGEAPDVVRFRIAEGYGEALMLLGRYDEANDTLDGVIDLVDDPERKARVESLQAAIAFKEGLIDRSIALGESGLRRLGIRVPRTRPGWVFAALHQVLIQTWHTLWPSRLHRRSTTSRRDLTIRLGYLISEPYFFQNSIKALWVHLLGMNQAEQVAPSSHLALTYGMHSCWSAVMGWNVRGARYGDRAMALARELNDLYAQGYSCGYQGAGFYAAARYEEGLEQLNEAIELLNRSGDLWEYHLARFHKACCHYGLGQLTEAVAAARETFASSARFGDTRTYCSSWLWARATGGDLPFEEIRGCYPIRPDDILSTVHGLLTEAEWLVSQGRTGDALQVFERAAEMVRTTFCVNGHSILVIPMLARGLRLHAEAIAGEDARQAAQLRRRSARLARWATRFCWLFPATYSLALRERSLSLAALGQTRKALHFAERSCAFAESKNARYEFAQSALVRAQIARHLGRPGAEEQVHEAQAALEEIERPVRSTVSPVASAE
- a CDS encoding AbrB/MazE/SpoVT family DNA-binding domain-containing protein — its product is MASSKKDRKRMGSASRDAGNASTGIRPIATEPSRVGKRGSLVIPAALRRRYGIEEGSIVVAEAHEAGILIRPAMVLPIDPLPPER